A genome region from Clupea harengus chromosome 7, Ch_v2.0.2, whole genome shotgun sequence includes the following:
- the ehmt1a gene encoding histone-lysine N-methyltransferase EHMT1a isoform X1, translating to MKAIARGRGAGITRHGDAPRRGRKPKRKLEAGTHQTTLVVGGVGGHTLLCQKPDGTVPQEAAVFASNALQLNKQYGASPEKTPGLAPGGLLPGYASKSLSATAAPKGEGSVGSQERSHFGDPSSGKSRFAWKSMVKSAPAPNVPQMLNKDKSLAAAAAAAVRDEETPLHIKLPLSKKPSTVPRTVSRKKKRKMGTYNFVNKKKTKVVRRAPQPLFTSQESLNMNGAPDRGVEEAEAETAAQDRGDPARAATPLGRGTEVFADESRPKDTQQEVTRGIEMYTEFPLHSLDLKGQEDIFTSMQSGLSDGPDAMETDAMLELPLCCCRMEAPKSQEILTLSEGKCMAVESVDGQLSLCRKNIQKQEMMRPSIRIPLLVLCEDHRAGMVKHQSCPRCGFYCRAGTFMECQPDGNISHRFHRDCASVILGQIYCPHCGEDASQAQEVTVAKPDAMFIMPTATTLQNKTDLSLKGRSKIGPYAASPSKSKTGAVAAEAEAGTTKETLEGILEALDEQTTSRYKKAQYPPAQLLTSATQGDLQSVMQMLVEGADPNRTLDSTKRQTPLHVAAGGGHIEICHMFVQAGANLDMCDEGQRTPLMYACENNHLETVKYLLKAGAASNQKDLRGSTCLHLAAKMGHYSIMQHLLTVASLDVNCQDDGGWTPITWAIEYKHKDHVHLLLSKGADVHVRDTEENICLHWAAFSGSDDIAQLLLETGSDLHAANIYGDSPLHIAVREKQLDCVMLFLSRGADVNLRNRDGDTPLDCCLPNSKLWTILNTNKKLTDARKCRDNQGERILTKDISRGYEAVPISCVNGVDHEPFPSNFKYVPENCCTSQMNIDENITHLQHCKCKEDCSSNNCICGQLSVRCWYDKESRLLPEFSREDPPFLFECNHACSCWRSCRNRVVQNGLRTRLQVFRTEQMGWGVKALQDIPEGSFVCEYVGEIITDKEANTRGNDSFLFNLDNKVGDAYCIDAQFYGNVARFLNHLCEPNLFPVRVFTKHQDLRFPRVALFACRHIRVGEELGFDYGEHFWKVKSKYLSCQCRSPKCSYAALALSQGQVSLPRKTPGPPPSDLLSHAQTASPANLPAIKP from the exons ATGAAAGCCATAGCCAGAGGACGTGGTGCAG GTATTACCAGGCATGGGGATGCTCCCAGAAGGGGTAGAAAGCCAAAGAGGAAGCTGGAAGCAGGCACTCACCAGACCACTCTAGTGGTAGGAGGGGTGGGCGGTCACACCCTCCTTTGCCAAAAACCTGATGGCACGGTTCCTCAGGAAGCAGCCGTCTTTGCTAGTAATGCCCTCCAGCTCAACAAACAGTATGGGGCAAGCCCTGAAAAGACCCCAGGATTGGCTCCAGGGGGGTTGTTGCCGGGATATGCATCTAAATCCCTCTCCGCCACAGCTGCACCTAAAGGGGAGGGTAGTGTGGGAAGCCAGGAGCGTAGTCATTTTGGCGATCCCTCTTCGGGAAAGAGCCGCTTCGCCTGGAAGTCCATGGTGAAATCGGCCCCTGCTCCTAATGTACCACAG ATGTTGAATAAAGACAAAtcattagcagcagcagcagcagcagcagtaagagATGAAGAGACGCCATTGCACATCAAGCTACCTCTGAGTAAGAAGCCATCTACAGTGCCCAGAACAG TctcaaggaaaaagaaaagaaaaatgggaaCTTACAACTTTGTCAACAAGAAGAAAACTAAGGTGGTGAGGAGAGCACCCCAACCCTTGTTCACATCTCag GAAAGCTTGAATATGAATGGCGCCCCAGACAGAGGTGTggaagaagcagaagcagaaacaGCTGCTCAAGACCGAGGAGACCCGGCCCGTGCAGCCACCCCTCTAGGGAGAGGAACGGAAGTGTTTGCAGACGAGTCGCGCCCAAAAGACACTCAGCAGGAGGTGACCAGAGGGATTGAAATGTACACGGAGTTCCCTCTGCACTCGCTAGACCTGAAGGGGCAGGAGGACATCTTCACCTCAATGCAGTCAG GTTTGTCAGATGGCCCGGACGCCATGGAGACAGATGCCATGCTGGAGCTCCCGCTGTGCTGCTGCCGCATGGAGGCCCCTAAGAGCCAGGAGATCCTCACACTGTCCGAGGGCAAGTGCATGGCAGTAGAGAGTGTGGATGGACAG CTCAGTCTCTGCAGAAAAAACATCCAGAAGCAGGAGATGATGCGGCCCTCCATCCGGATCCCGCTGCTGGTGTTGTGTGAGGACCACCGAGCTGGCATGGTCAAGCACCAGAGCTGCCCCCGCTGCGGCTTCTACTGCCGGGCG GGGACCTTCATGGAATGCCAGCCTGATGGCAACATCTCTCACCGGTTCCACCGCGACTGTGCCTCAGTCATACTGGGGCAGATCTACTGCCCACACTGTGGGGAGGACGCCAGCCAGGCGCAGGAAGTCACCGTCGCCAAGCCAGACGCGATGTTTATTATGCCAACAGCGACCACGCTCCAAAACAAGACGGATCTTTCGCTGAAGGG TAGGTCTAAGATCGGGCCGTACGCAGCGTCCCCCAGTAAATCCAAAACCGGAGCGGTGGCCGCGGAGGCAGAGGCGGGGACCACCAAAGAGACGCTGGAGGGCATCCTGGAAGCACTGGATGAGCAAACAACTTCAAG ATATAAGAAGGCACAATATCCTCCAGCACAGCTTTTAACCTCTGCTACGCAAGGAGACCTGCAGTCAGTCATGCAGATGCTGG TTGAAGGGGCAGACCCCAATCGAACATTGGACAGCACCAAGAGGCAGACACCCCTGCATGTTGCGGCAGGGGGAGGCCATATTGAGATCTGCCACATGTTTGTTCAG GCTGGTGCCAATCTCGACATGTGTGACGAAGGTCAGAGAACCCCACTGATGTATGCGTGCGAGAACAATCACCTGGAAACGGTTAAATACCTGCTCAAAGCAGGAGCAGCCAGTAACCAGAAG GACTTAAGAGGCTCCACATGCCTGCATTTGGCTGCTAAAATGGGGCATTACAGCATCATGCAGCACCTGCTGACGGTGGCATCACTAGATGTGAACTGCCAG GACGATGGCGGATGGACCCCGATCACATGGGCGATCGAATACAAGCACAAGGACCACGTGCACTTACTGCTGTCCAAAGGCGCCGATGTTCACGTGAGGGACACG gAGGAGAACATTTGCTTGCACTGGGCGGCCTTCTCGGGATCGGACGACATCGCGCAGCTTCTGCTGGAGACGGGCTCCGACCTTCACGCCGCCAACATCTACGGAGACTCGCCGCTGCACATCGCTGTCCGTGAGAAGCAACTCGACTGTGTGAT GCTCTTCCTCTCCCGGGGGGCGGACGTCAACCTGCGAAATCGAGACGGGGACACCCCTCTGGACTGCTGCCTGCCCAACTCTAAGCTCTGGACCATTCTCAACACCAACAAGAAGCTGACGGACGCCAGGAAATGCAGGGACAACCAGGGGGAGAGAATCCTAACCAA GGACATCTCTCGAGGATATGAGGCGGTACCCATTTCCTGTGTGAATGGGGTGGATCACGAGCCGTTCCCCAGTAACTTCAAATATGTCCCTGAGAACTGCTGCACTTCCCAAATGAATATTGATGAAAACATCACGCACTTACAG CACTGCAAATGTAAAGAGGACTGCTCCTCCAATAATTGTATTTGTGGCCAACTAAGTGTACGTTGCTGGTATGACAAG GAGAGCCGTTTGCTTCCGGAGTTTTCTCGGGAAGACCCGCCCTTCCTGTTTGAGTGCAACCATGCCTGCTCATGCTGGAGGTCATGCCGGAATCGCGTGGTACAGAACGGACTTCG GACCAGACTTCAGGTCTTTCGGACTGAACAGATGGGTTGGGGAGTGAAAGCATTGCAGGACATTCCTGAGGGATCATTTGTCTGCGA GTATGTGGGAGAAATAATCACTGATAAAGAGGCCAACACCAGAGGAAATGACTCCTTTCTGTTTAATTTGGACAACAAG GTTGGTGATGCCTACTGCATTGATGCCCAGTTCTATGGCAATGTGGCCCGATTTCTGAACCACCTGTGCGAGCCCAATCTGTTTCCAGTCCGCGTGTTCACCAAACACCAAGACCTGCGTTTCCCTCGGGTGGCTCTCTTCGCCTGCAGGCACATCCGAGTGGGAGAGGAACTCGG CTTTGACTACGGGGAGCACTTCTGGAAGGTCAAAAGCAAGTACCTGAGCTGTCAGTGCCGCTCGCCCAAGTGCAGTTACGCCGCGCTGGCCCTGAGCCAGGGCCAGGTGAGCCTCCCCCGGAAGACACCTGGTCCTCCACCCTCTGATCTGCTCTCTCACGCACAGACTGCCAGCCCTGCCAACCTCCCGGCCATCAAACCTTAA
- the ehmt1a gene encoding histone-lysine N-methyltransferase EHMT1a isoform X2, whose amino-acid sequence MKAIARGRGAGITRHGDAPRRGRKPKRKLEAGTHQTTLVVGGVGGHTLLCQKPDGTVPQEAAVFASNALQLNKQYGASPEKTPGLAPGGLLPGYASKSLSATAAPKGEGSVGSQERSHFGDPSSGKSRFAWKSMVKSAPAPNVPQMLNKDKSLAAAAAAAVRDEETPLHIKLPLSKKPSTVPRTVSRKKKRKMGTYNFVNKKKTKVVRRAPQPLFTSQESLNMNGAPDRGVEEAEAETAAQDRGDPARAATPLGRGTEVFADESRPKDTQQEVTRGIEMYTEFPLHSLDLKGQEDIFTSMQSGLSDGPDAMETDAMLELPLCCCRMEAPKSQEILTLSEGKCMAVESVDGQLSLCRKNIQKQEMMRPSIRIPLLVLCEDHRAGMVKHQSCPRCGFYCRAGTFMECQPDGNISHRFHRDCASVILGQIYCPHCGEDASQAQEVTVAKPDAMFIMPTATTLQNKTDLSLKGSKIGPYAASPSKSKTGAVAAEAEAGTTKETLEGILEALDEQTTSRYKKAQYPPAQLLTSATQGDLQSVMQMLVEGADPNRTLDSTKRQTPLHVAAGGGHIEICHMFVQAGANLDMCDEGQRTPLMYACENNHLETVKYLLKAGAASNQKDLRGSTCLHLAAKMGHYSIMQHLLTVASLDVNCQDDGGWTPITWAIEYKHKDHVHLLLSKGADVHVRDTEENICLHWAAFSGSDDIAQLLLETGSDLHAANIYGDSPLHIAVREKQLDCVMLFLSRGADVNLRNRDGDTPLDCCLPNSKLWTILNTNKKLTDARKCRDNQGERILTKDISRGYEAVPISCVNGVDHEPFPSNFKYVPENCCTSQMNIDENITHLQHCKCKEDCSSNNCICGQLSVRCWYDKESRLLPEFSREDPPFLFECNHACSCWRSCRNRVVQNGLRTRLQVFRTEQMGWGVKALQDIPEGSFVCEYVGEIITDKEANTRGNDSFLFNLDNKVGDAYCIDAQFYGNVARFLNHLCEPNLFPVRVFTKHQDLRFPRVALFACRHIRVGEELGFDYGEHFWKVKSKYLSCQCRSPKCSYAALALSQGQVSLPRKTPGPPPSDLLSHAQTASPANLPAIKP is encoded by the exons ATGAAAGCCATAGCCAGAGGACGTGGTGCAG GTATTACCAGGCATGGGGATGCTCCCAGAAGGGGTAGAAAGCCAAAGAGGAAGCTGGAAGCAGGCACTCACCAGACCACTCTAGTGGTAGGAGGGGTGGGCGGTCACACCCTCCTTTGCCAAAAACCTGATGGCACGGTTCCTCAGGAAGCAGCCGTCTTTGCTAGTAATGCCCTCCAGCTCAACAAACAGTATGGGGCAAGCCCTGAAAAGACCCCAGGATTGGCTCCAGGGGGGTTGTTGCCGGGATATGCATCTAAATCCCTCTCCGCCACAGCTGCACCTAAAGGGGAGGGTAGTGTGGGAAGCCAGGAGCGTAGTCATTTTGGCGATCCCTCTTCGGGAAAGAGCCGCTTCGCCTGGAAGTCCATGGTGAAATCGGCCCCTGCTCCTAATGTACCACAG ATGTTGAATAAAGACAAAtcattagcagcagcagcagcagcagcagtaagagATGAAGAGACGCCATTGCACATCAAGCTACCTCTGAGTAAGAAGCCATCTACAGTGCCCAGAACAG TctcaaggaaaaagaaaagaaaaatgggaaCTTACAACTTTGTCAACAAGAAGAAAACTAAGGTGGTGAGGAGAGCACCCCAACCCTTGTTCACATCTCag GAAAGCTTGAATATGAATGGCGCCCCAGACAGAGGTGTggaagaagcagaagcagaaacaGCTGCTCAAGACCGAGGAGACCCGGCCCGTGCAGCCACCCCTCTAGGGAGAGGAACGGAAGTGTTTGCAGACGAGTCGCGCCCAAAAGACACTCAGCAGGAGGTGACCAGAGGGATTGAAATGTACACGGAGTTCCCTCTGCACTCGCTAGACCTGAAGGGGCAGGAGGACATCTTCACCTCAATGCAGTCAG GTTTGTCAGATGGCCCGGACGCCATGGAGACAGATGCCATGCTGGAGCTCCCGCTGTGCTGCTGCCGCATGGAGGCCCCTAAGAGCCAGGAGATCCTCACACTGTCCGAGGGCAAGTGCATGGCAGTAGAGAGTGTGGATGGACAG CTCAGTCTCTGCAGAAAAAACATCCAGAAGCAGGAGATGATGCGGCCCTCCATCCGGATCCCGCTGCTGGTGTTGTGTGAGGACCACCGAGCTGGCATGGTCAAGCACCAGAGCTGCCCCCGCTGCGGCTTCTACTGCCGGGCG GGGACCTTCATGGAATGCCAGCCTGATGGCAACATCTCTCACCGGTTCCACCGCGACTGTGCCTCAGTCATACTGGGGCAGATCTACTGCCCACACTGTGGGGAGGACGCCAGCCAGGCGCAGGAAGTCACCGTCGCCAAGCCAGACGCGATGTTTATTATGCCAACAGCGACCACGCTCCAAAACAAGACGGATCTTTCGCTGAAGGG GTCTAAGATCGGGCCGTACGCAGCGTCCCCCAGTAAATCCAAAACCGGAGCGGTGGCCGCGGAGGCAGAGGCGGGGACCACCAAAGAGACGCTGGAGGGCATCCTGGAAGCACTGGATGAGCAAACAACTTCAAG ATATAAGAAGGCACAATATCCTCCAGCACAGCTTTTAACCTCTGCTACGCAAGGAGACCTGCAGTCAGTCATGCAGATGCTGG TTGAAGGGGCAGACCCCAATCGAACATTGGACAGCACCAAGAGGCAGACACCCCTGCATGTTGCGGCAGGGGGAGGCCATATTGAGATCTGCCACATGTTTGTTCAG GCTGGTGCCAATCTCGACATGTGTGACGAAGGTCAGAGAACCCCACTGATGTATGCGTGCGAGAACAATCACCTGGAAACGGTTAAATACCTGCTCAAAGCAGGAGCAGCCAGTAACCAGAAG GACTTAAGAGGCTCCACATGCCTGCATTTGGCTGCTAAAATGGGGCATTACAGCATCATGCAGCACCTGCTGACGGTGGCATCACTAGATGTGAACTGCCAG GACGATGGCGGATGGACCCCGATCACATGGGCGATCGAATACAAGCACAAGGACCACGTGCACTTACTGCTGTCCAAAGGCGCCGATGTTCACGTGAGGGACACG gAGGAGAACATTTGCTTGCACTGGGCGGCCTTCTCGGGATCGGACGACATCGCGCAGCTTCTGCTGGAGACGGGCTCCGACCTTCACGCCGCCAACATCTACGGAGACTCGCCGCTGCACATCGCTGTCCGTGAGAAGCAACTCGACTGTGTGAT GCTCTTCCTCTCCCGGGGGGCGGACGTCAACCTGCGAAATCGAGACGGGGACACCCCTCTGGACTGCTGCCTGCCCAACTCTAAGCTCTGGACCATTCTCAACACCAACAAGAAGCTGACGGACGCCAGGAAATGCAGGGACAACCAGGGGGAGAGAATCCTAACCAA GGACATCTCTCGAGGATATGAGGCGGTACCCATTTCCTGTGTGAATGGGGTGGATCACGAGCCGTTCCCCAGTAACTTCAAATATGTCCCTGAGAACTGCTGCACTTCCCAAATGAATATTGATGAAAACATCACGCACTTACAG CACTGCAAATGTAAAGAGGACTGCTCCTCCAATAATTGTATTTGTGGCCAACTAAGTGTACGTTGCTGGTATGACAAG GAGAGCCGTTTGCTTCCGGAGTTTTCTCGGGAAGACCCGCCCTTCCTGTTTGAGTGCAACCATGCCTGCTCATGCTGGAGGTCATGCCGGAATCGCGTGGTACAGAACGGACTTCG GACCAGACTTCAGGTCTTTCGGACTGAACAGATGGGTTGGGGAGTGAAAGCATTGCAGGACATTCCTGAGGGATCATTTGTCTGCGA GTATGTGGGAGAAATAATCACTGATAAAGAGGCCAACACCAGAGGAAATGACTCCTTTCTGTTTAATTTGGACAACAAG GTTGGTGATGCCTACTGCATTGATGCCCAGTTCTATGGCAATGTGGCCCGATTTCTGAACCACCTGTGCGAGCCCAATCTGTTTCCAGTCCGCGTGTTCACCAAACACCAAGACCTGCGTTTCCCTCGGGTGGCTCTCTTCGCCTGCAGGCACATCCGAGTGGGAGAGGAACTCGG CTTTGACTACGGGGAGCACTTCTGGAAGGTCAAAAGCAAGTACCTGAGCTGTCAGTGCCGCTCGCCCAAGTGCAGTTACGCCGCGCTGGCCCTGAGCCAGGGCCAGGTGAGCCTCCCCCGGAAGACACCTGGTCCTCCACCCTCTGATCTGCTCTCTCACGCACAGACTGCCAGCCCTGCCAACCTCCCGGCCATCAAACCTTAA